A portion of the Deltaproteobacteria bacterium genome contains these proteins:
- a CDS encoding response regulator — MPKPRKSAADRHLRCLLVEDNPDHAQLIHERLHKKLPRLAITRVELIPEAITALKTEPFALVITSLELGHQSLGTALATLVRAAKTAPVLVLSGNTHPQTATEAKKQGSSDFHLKTRETLDQLPDIVTALLHHPARRSAPIATAAATPSPSHLAHDTVDGLVQTLNRWLDRRTAPARQHLQSLLNQLRKLQRHLGTPHPDTTAR, encoded by the coding sequence ATGCCTAAACCTCGCAAATCCGCTGCGGACCGCCATTTGCGTTGTCTGTTAGTGGAAGACAATCCGGACCACGCGCAGTTAATTCATGAACGGCTGCATAAGAAACTGCCGCGGCTCGCGATCACCCGAGTGGAACTGATTCCGGAGGCCATAACCGCGCTGAAGACCGAACCGTTCGCGCTGGTGATTACCAGCCTCGAATTGGGGCATCAGTCGCTCGGCACGGCGCTCGCCACCCTTGTCCGGGCAGCCAAAACGGCTCCGGTCCTGGTCCTCTCCGGCAATACCCATCCTCAAACAGCCACGGAGGCCAAGAAACAGGGCAGCAGCGATTTTCACCTGAAGACGCGCGAGACGCTCGATCAACTCCCTGACATCGTCACCGCGCTGCTGCACCATCCGGCTCGGCGATCGGCACCAATAGCGACCGCAGCAGCAACGCCTTCACCGTCGCACCTCGCTCATGACACCGTCGACGGGCTCGTGCAAACGCTCAATCGCTGGCTCGACCGTCGGACCGCCCCCGCCCGGCAACACTTGCAATCGCTCCTGAACCAACTCCGCAAACTCCAACGCCATCTGGGAACCCCGCACCCCGATACAACGGCGCGTTGA